Genomic DNA from Haloarcula marina:
ATCCGGGCGGAGGAAGCCGACGGCGTCGAAGAAGTGACAGACCTCATGGAGACGCGACAATGAACACGCAAGCCCAGTACCTGAAGGCTATCTACCTCACGCAGCAACAGGCCGACGGTCCCGCCTCGACCGGCAAAATCGCGGACTTGCTCGACGTGAGTCCGGCGAGCGCCAACGAGATGATCGGCAAACTCGAAGATCGCGGCCTGCTGGACCACGAGAAGTACAAGGGCGTCGACCTCACCGACGACGGCATCCAACAGGCCCGCGACGCCCTCCAGAACTACTGCATCATCGAACGATTCCTGCTCGAAGTGCTGGAAGTCGAGGAGTTCCGTACCGAGGCCAAGCAACTCGAAGGCGTCATCGACGAGACGGTCGCAGAACGCCTCGACACCATCATCGACCGCGAACCGCAGTGTCCCGATTGCTTCAACGCCGAGGACGACGTCTGCGGACTACTCAAAGTCGAAGCCGAGATTTCCGGCGACTGATTCTCGAAGCGTTCAAGTGCGTTCCGGCGATTGGTTCTGATACGTTCCGGAACGGCGCGGCCGGAACAGGCGAACGACGTGCAGTCCCGTGGTGGTGAGCAATCTCGACGAGATTGCGAGTCTCAGGGGACGAGTGAAGTGCAGTCCCGTGGTGTAGCGGCCAATCATAAGGGCCTTTGGAGCCCTTGACGGCGGTTCGAATCCGCCCGGGACTATTTCTGTCCGAACGAAGTGAGGACGAATAGCGGACGGTGGATTCGGATTCAGAGGACGAGCGAATTCGAGTCCTCGCGGTTCGAATCCGCCCGGGACTACTAATTCTGTGGCGAACCGAACGATGAGCCACGAATTCGCACCGTACGGACGATTCGGGACCTGAAAGACGAACCGCGCGAATCTGTCTCCGGTGTGAATCCCCCGTAGACTCACTCAGAGAACGAGAGTTCGATACCGTGGGCGGCGACGTCTTCGAGCGTCGCGTCCCACCCACCGACGGTCACCGGTCCCTCGGCCGTCGACAGTTCGAGGCTGACGACTTGGGGGATGAATCCCGAGTTCGCGGAGATTGGTGGCTCGCAGACGTAGTCCCGAAGTGTCCCCTGCCACGTCCCGGCCCGTCCCGTCGTCGTGGCGTGGCCCTCGACGGTGACGGCGAGGTCGGAGGTCGAATCGAGGAGGTCGGCGTGGTGCTGCACGAGTTGGCAGGGGTTGAGGTAGCGAAGGGGCGGGGTTTCGGCGGCCCGTACCGGATTCGCGGCCAACCAGAACTGCTCGCTGTAGCGGTGGAACATTTCGAGGATGTTCTTGTCGTCGGTCACGAGCGCTGGCCGCGAAATCGACGGGGCGGCGATGGCGCGGAAGACGCCGTAGTTTCGGTCGGCGGCCACGAGCGTATCGGCACCGGGCCGCCAGTTGACGGCGACCGAATCGGGATAGTCCCGCCGGTGAATGGCGTCCTCGTCGTCGCCGACGAGGAGGAGGCGGACCGTGACGCCGCGGTCGGCGGCGGCGCGAATCTCGGGTTCGAACTCCGGATACCACGACACCGGGAGCGAGACGAACAGCCACCACTCGGCGCTCTCTATCGCGCGTCCGATGTGGCGGCGGATGGAGGTCTCTTGGCTGATGAAACTGATCGACCCGGTGCCGCTGTCGACTTCGTCGAACAGGTCGTTCAACTCGTCAGTCGCCGCGTCGAGGTGCGAGTTGAAATCGTCGAGGTGTCGCGCTTTCAGTTCGGCGAGCGCGACGGTCGGAGGGACGGGGACGGCCTCTTTCGCGTTGCTCCCCTTTCTGACTTCGACGAGGCCGAGACCCTCGAGGTCGTCGACGACGTCGTAGATACGCTGTTGGGGAATCTCGGCCTTCTCGGCCAGCGTGGATAGTCGTGCGGCGCCCAAGCCGACGGAGGCGATGTACGCCCGCGATTGGTACTCGTTCAGGCCGATTTCACGCAGATTCTCGACGAGTTGCCCCCCCATCTACGCACTCCCGGGCAGCCCCTGACCCACTCGAACGCTACTCATTAACGGTTATACTCCGCTTGCGATAATATGGGCTTCGGACGCCACAGGCAATGGTTGGGATGAATACATAACTATTTGTACTTGGATGAGATAGTATCGCTACTGGACACCACTACGAATGGTGAAGACATGATTACGATTTCCGACGCCACGCAAACGGACGAGTGCGCCGAAGAGGCAGTGACTGAACTGTTCGATGCTCTCTCACACCCGCATCGCCGCGCAGTCGTGGATGCGCTCGACGACGGTTCGTGCAAATCGCTCACAGAACTAGCACGCGTCGTCAGCAGACGAGAGCGGTCGCTCTCGGTGCGTGAGGCGAGCGTCGGCCTGTGGCACTGCCACCTCCCGAAGCTTTGCCGAGCGGGAGTGCTCAGGCACGACGAAGGGGCCGACGTGTACGAACTCGACGACCGGCATTCGGACATCCTGTCCGTCGAGCCCTGACGACGGCGTCGACTCACGTCGTCGACGCGGGCGGCCGTGAGTCGTTGCTAGCCGTTCCCAGTGAGAGAGAACACCAGCCGCCGTTTTATATCCAGCACTCGACCGTTTACGTATGGTAGCGACCGGTCTCCAGTCTGCCGCTGGCGGTCCGGTTCCGGGACACCTCGCGACCGGATCGGCCTTCGGCGACACGGCCTTCGGTATCGGCATCGCAGTGCTGTTGTTCGCCCTGTTCTATCGGCTGGTACTCCAACCGGCCAGGCGGACTCGGGCGAACCAGGAGCGGACCGAACAGATGCGAGCGGAACAGGCGCGGACAGAGCGAAAACGGACGACGGGCGACGCGGGGAACTAGAGGTACGCGGCGTCCCAGCGAAGCGGTTTCCGGACGTTGCCGCAGGTGTCGCACTCGATGCGTCCCATCGAGTCCATCGCGTTGGCGAGCGTGTTGCAGTTACTACAGAAGTATCCGTACCGCTCGTCGCCGCCTTCGTCGGCATAGACGACGTGGAACGGCGCGATAGAGCCGCGCTCGTGGTTGTCGTGGTCGACGTACACCGTCCGACCGTCGTCCGTCTCGACGGGTTCGCGACCCCACTGCTCGCTCTCGGAGTAGAGGTTCTCGACGTAGGTTCGGCCGTCTATCTCGACGCTCTCGGTCCCGGTGTTCTCGAAGCCGTGCGCCTCGTAGAAGGCGTTGCCCTCGACGTTGTCGGCCAGCACGCGGCCGTGGAGGTGGGTCGCGCCGCGTTCTTGGAGGTGGTCGTACGTCGCGTCGAACAACGACGATGCGATACCCTCGCCGCGGTGCGCGGGGTCGACGTGTAGCCAGAGCAGCGTCCCGGTGTTGTCCGCCGAGATGACGCTCTCGGAGAAGCCGACGACCTGTCCGGCCTTCTCGGCGACCAATAAGAGCCGTTCCTCGTCGGCCAACGTCGCCTCCAACCGGTCCTCGTCGTACCACTCTTCGATGGCGCTGTTGATCGCTTGCGGGCCGAGCGAGTACGATGCCTGCAGTGACCGGCGGGCCACGTCCCGGATCGCGGGCCGGTCCGCCGGAGTCGCTGGTCGAAGTTCCATACCGTCATGCTGGTCGGGAACTGTCATAAACGTACAGCAACCACGTCGGGCGTCGTCGCCCACGACCCCCTTCGACCCCGAACAAACACGAACGTTGCGAAAAATGGAGAAAAGTATTATTACGGTGGACGCACATACTGTTATCGTGAAGGTGGTTCATGAATAAGACCGTAATTGGGATTAAAACTACCTAAATGTGTTTCTGTGTCGCTGGCCTATCCGAGTCAGCTCACCTGCCGAGGGACCCTCGAGCGACACGATGCGCCGTCGGACGCCATCACCGTCCACGTCTGGGTCGGTCGCTCCGCTCAACCAGTGGACTTTGCCTCGGCAATCGTTTGTTCTGTCGCTATCCATCGAATTTGACCGATAGTTGCATCGAACTGTCGGGTTCGCCCTGTCGTAACGCTAAAGAGTCGAACGTGCCTTTCTATCTGTAAGATGAATATCGGAACCTATCGCCGGAGGTGGTGTTGTGGGCGTCGAGATTAGGGAGTCGCCAGTCTCGGACGAGGAATTCGAAGCGATGCAGGAGTTCGTCCACGACTACCTCGCCGCCAGTGTCGAGAACGAGGACGAGGGCGGACGGATGCGCTGGTACCCGTGGCACTCCGCGGAGTATCGGTTCAACCACATCCTCAACGTCGTCGACATCGCGACGAGCATCGCCCAGAAGGAGGGCGCGAACGTCGACGTGACCCGCGTGGCCGCGCTGTTCCACGATATCGCGAAACTGGAGGCCGAGCAGGACGTTCACGCGGAAGCAGGGGCCCGCATCGCACGCGAGTACCTCCTCACTCACGGTGACTACCCGGAGTCGTTCATCGAACAGGTCTGTCGGGCCGTCGAGGACCATTCCTACCAAGGCGACCTCTCGAACCTCTCGCTGGAGACGCAGTGCCTCATCGAGGCCGACATCCTGGATAAGGTCGGCGCGAACGGGACGGCGCTCATGCTCCTGCGGATGGGCTACGAGTCCCGGACCCACATGGACGCCGCCGAGATGGTCGACCGCGTCATCGAACGCGGCGAGGACGCCAAAGACCGCGTCGAGAGCGATACGGCGGAGTCTATCGTCCACCAGCGACTCAAGCGAACGCGGTGGTTCCAGGAATGGCTGGAGACGGAAGTCTCGGAGATGGCGGCCGAAGAGAGCCTCGACGACGTGGCGACCGGCATGGGCGACTCCTGAGGCTACGTCAGTCCCGAAAGGAGGCTGTCGACGGCGGCCGTTCCCGCCTCGAACAGCGCCGTCGACGCCTGGGTGAGAAAGAGGAGGCCCGAGAGCGCCAGGACCACGGCGCTGACGCTGGCGACGACCGGAGCGACCCGTTCCACCCGGTTGCGCGCGGCGACGATGGCCGCCGGGAACCCCGTTATCCACAGGGCGATACCGCCGAACAGCCCCGCCAGTAGCACCGGATGCCCCGTCCGGACGACCAACAGGCCAGCGAGGTCCGCGCCGACGACGGGCAGGTACGAGAGCGCGTCGACGCGTCCGGGTCGGAGTAGGCCGACGCCGACGGTCAGCCAGAACACGACCTGATAGGGATTCGTCAGTGCGAGGACGAGCGCCTTCCGGAATCCGCGACTTTCGGTATCTGCCGTGTCGACCCCATCTTCACCGGTGAACGCGCTCGCTTCCTCGACGGCCCCGTAGGCGAACCACAGCATCAGCAGGCCGCCCGCACCGACCATCGCGGCCCTGAGGAGTGGCAGTTCGGTGACGAGCGTCGTCACGCCGACGAGCGACAGGACGAAGAAACAGGCGTCGGCGGTCATCGCACCCAGTCCGGCGAACAGGCCCGCCCGCCACCCGCGCAGCGCGCTCTCCTCGGCGATGACGGCGTTCATCGGCCCCGGTGGCGCGGCCAACGCGAGTCCGAAGACGATACCGCCGACGGCCGTCGGAATGAGGGCGAGTCCGTCAGGGTGACTCGTGAGCGGGGGGAGCCAGTGATGCATCTACGGTCCTAGAAAACAGAGAGAGATAGTCGCGGCGATTAGAGCTTGCCAGCCTTCTGGAGCTTCATCAGGTCCTCGGTGTCGAGCGTCTCGCCCTCCTTGAACTTCTGATAAATCTCCTCGGCCTCTTCGCGGGCGGCCTCCTGCTTCTCCTCGCGCTGGGAGCGCTCCTGCTGCTCCTCTTTCTTGTCGAGTTCGCGCAGGCGCTTCTGGACGCGGACGAAGTCCTCGTGGTGCTGGTCGGCGGCCTCTTGGGCCTCCACGAACTTCTCGTGCATCTCGTCGGCCTCGTCGCGAATCTCGTCGGCCTCGCGGTAGGCCTCGATCATCTGGTTGTGGTGCTTCTGGGCCTCGTCGGCGAGTTCCGTCACCTTCTGGTGGTGCTTCGAGGCTTCCGAGCGGACCTCTTCGGCCTCCTCTTTGAGCCCTTCGAGGTCACCGCTCTGGTCGAGTTTCTCCTGTTTCTGCTGGAGCTTCTCGCGCTTGTCCTCGATTTTCTCGATGAGTTCCTTCTCGTCCTCGGAGGAGAGAACCTCGGTCTGCTGCTTGAACTCGAGGTCTTCAATCTCGTCCTTGAGTTCGTCGACGGACTTTCCCTCGTCGAGTTCGAGGTCGTTTTTCATCCCGTCGACCTTGTCGAACAGCTCGTTGGCCTCGGCGTTGAGCTCGTTGCGCTGGTCCTTGTGTTCTTGGACCTGCTCGTTGAGCTCGTCGCGCTTCTCGCGGTGTTCCTGTGCCTCGTCGACCTTTTCGCGCGTCTTCGCGTTCAGGTCGTCGCGGTTGGAGGCCCGCTCGGAAGCCATCTGGTTCAGCTCGTTCCGTCGGTCGCGGAGCTGACCGGCGAGTTTGATGAGCTCGCCTTTCGATTTGTTTTCGAGATCCTCTTCTGTTACTGTAACGTTCTTCGATTCTTCTATCGAGTCTGCCATTGTTGAAACCTCTATGCCATCACCGCCTTCGCGCAGGCAGATGCGCCGCTACTGAGGGGCTGACGCCAATAACAATGATTCCCTCTCATGTTGGGCGCGAAGCGATACTGCCTGAACGCGGAAGCGTTCTGGTAGTTCATAGTACCCGGGGATATTGTTTAAATATTCCGGTGCACTCGATACCGTGGCTCGCCCTCACACACCCGTTTCAGGCCTCGTGAAGCGTTCACACGGATTCGAGCGAGGTTATATATCCGCGATTTCGTACTGATTTTTCACTGCGCCGTCGCCCACGGCCACGGCGAGCGTCACGTCGTCGCCAGCAGCGAGATTCAGCGACCCGACGGTGACCCGACCGAACGCGCCGACGGTGTGTTCGGCCTGTTCGCGGTCGCCGTTGTGGTCCCACTCCACGGTCACCGTCGCTCGCTCCGGTCGGTCGTGACAGAGGACAACGTCGCTCTCGCCCGGCCTCGGCGACGCGAGAACGACCTGCGTGGGCTGGTAGCTGTCGCTGAGTTCGTCGTACGCGGGCTTCTCGACGCCCGTTTGGTTGACGACGCCCATCCCCGCGTCGCTGGCGTCCCGTAGGCTGTCCAGAATCACGACTTCGCTCTCGCGGTGGCGGAACTGTCCCGCGAGCGCTTGGACGACTCGGGCCTGATACGCCTGCGAGTCGGCGGTTCCGCCGTCGGTGCGGGCGTCGTGGACTGCCCGGTCGAACCCCGTCTCGTCGGTCGGCGACTCGTTCCCGAGCGACCCGGCACCGAAACCGGCGACCACGTCACCGACGCCGAAGTGGTCACAGAGCCACGGCAGGTCACCGACGCCGCCGTACTGCCAGCCGGGATACAGCGTCACCGCGTCGGGGTCGATTCCCGGCGGTCCGACGACGGAGAACGTCGGTAGGTCGTCGACGGCGTCGGCGACTCGCTGGGCCGAGGCGTCGTCGTAGTCGGCCCGCCACGCCCGCCACCGGAAGCGCAGGCGGTCGAGCGTCCCCGACCCGAGGCCGTTCGCGTACGGTTCGACCGGTTCGTCGTGGACGCCGACGGCCACCAGACTCGGATGGTTGCCGTTCGTTCGAACGAGTTCCGTCGCGAGGTCTGCCCCGCGGTCGGCGTCGAACCCGCCGGGACCGGTGAGCGGCAGGTCCGCCCAGAGGAGGACGCCGTGTTCGTCGCAGGCGTCGGCGACGGCGGGCGGAACCGCTTGCGCCCGGACGCGAACGAGATTCGCGTTCGCGGCGACGGCGCGGGGTACGTCCTCGGGGGTCGGGTCGAGCAGGGTGACGCCCCTGACGGGGACTCGCTCGCCGTTGACCACGAAGCCGTCGCCATCGCGGGTGACCGACCGGAGGCCGGTCGTCACCTCGTTCGCGGCGTCGTCGAGTTTCGCCCTGACGACGTAGCGCGGTTGGTCGCCTCGGTCGTGCGGCCACCACAGCGAGGGGTCGCGCACGTCGATGGTGTGTTGGACCGTGGTGTGGCCCGACCCGGTCGCCACCCGAGTGCGGTCCATCATCCCGCCGCCTCGGCCGCTCCCCTCTGGCCGGAGCGTCAGCGTCAGTCGGTCGTCGATGGCCTCGTTCGTCACGACTTCGGCGGTCACGTCGACGGCCGCTCCGTCGTCGGTTATCCGCGGCCGGGCGCGGATGGCGCTCACGTACGGGTCGGGATACGTTTCGAGCGCCGCGTCCCACCAGATTCCCGGTACGGACCGTTCGGTCGGGAGCGCATCGGTCGCGTGGAGACCGCCGAATCGGTCCTCGGGGGCGCGACACTGCACGACGATGCGGTACTCCTCGGCGTCGGGCAGACGGACGCGGAGCGGCGCGGCGTAGTTGTCGTGGGTCGCGACTCGTTCGCCGTTACACCAGACGCGAGTGTGCGCGTACGCCCCGCGCAGAACCAGCGCCGCGTGTGCGTCGTTGCCGTCTCGGGGGTCGGAAAACGTCGTCTCGTAGGCGACGGCGTCGGCATCGGCGTCTACGAGTTCGGTCGGCCGCCCCGGAACCGTCACGGGGTCCCACTCGTCGGGGTCCGGCATCTCATCGTCCGGCGGTACCGCCGCGCCGCGCCACTCCAGCGACATACCTTGTGGCCCGTCCGCTGGGGGCATATCCTTTACCCCCGTCACTCCCGGCAGTCCGCGATGTCACGCGCCCGCCGTCTTTTACTTTCACTTTCACTCCGGGGACGGGTCGGATTAAGGTGGGTTCGGTCCCTCCGTGGAGGTATGTTTGGCGACCTGCGCGACGCGACGACGCCGACCTGTGACGCCGGTGACTGCGACCGCCCGTTGGGTGAGCCAGCGCTGGTGTTCGAGACGGACGCGGGCCGTCGCGAGGCCCACGAGTGTGCGTGCGGTTCGGTGACGGTCACCGTCGCCCGCCCCGAGTCGTCCCGCTGAAGTACCCCGCTCGGCTATCGACGGCTATGTCACTCGAAGTCGTCGTCAGCGCGGAGGGTCACGAACACGTCAGCGGACAGCACTCCAGCACGCTGGAGGTCACCAGCGACGACTTCCTCACTCCCGCGGGCGACTGTATCCTCGGCATCGAGGCCGACACCGTTCCCGCAGAATTCGACGACGAGTTCGTCGCCGCCTGCCGGGACGCCGACGCGACCGTCACGGCGACGCTCGAAGCGGACGGCCACCGCGTCACCGTCGAGGGGTCGGGCCACCCGGACCTCTCCTTCGAGAGCGACCGAAGTCACGTCATCCGTACGAGCGACTACGTCGACGACCGGACGGTGATGGTCGGCGCGGACGCGGCCGCGGGCGACGTGGACAGGGGGCTCGTGGCCGCACTCGCCGACGGGGCGGCCCTCACGATGACGCTGACGGTCGACCCGGCCTGACCGCCGCCGGGATGTTCGTCGCGCACGCGGTCCCCACACTGTTCGGTGAAGGGGTTTAGACGGTCTAGCCCCACGACTCACACATGCCAGACCCGGAACCGGAGGAGAACATCAGCGGGGGCGAGTCGGGCGGCGGCCGCGCGGCGACGTTCGATCCGGCGACCGCCGGAACCCGCGCGGAAGCCGTCATCGACCGACTCGGCGACATCTACTGGACCAAGACCTACGGCGGCCGCCCCGCCTTCGAGTGTCTGGTCCGGACCGTCCTCAGCCAGAACACGTCGGACAAGGCGAGTCAACCCGCCCACGACTCGCTGATGGTGCGGTATGGGGGGACCGACCCGCGAGAGAGCGACCTCGCGGCCGCACTCGCCGCCGCAGACCAGCAGACGCTCGCCGAGACCATTTCGTCGGCGGGCCTCTACAACCAGAAGTGGTCAAATCAGTATAGCACTCTTCTGTACGATTTCGCCGGGTAGAAACCTTCTATAACAGTTGCAGTGCCGTCTATGAAGCTTATATACGAGCAGTGATGTCGATTGCAGCGGAAAATGGGCGACAAGACGCAAGTCAACATCCGGATCGACGAGACGAAGAAGGAGGACTGGTGCGAGTACGCAGAAGAGAGCGCGGAGTACACCTCACTGAGCCACCTGATGCGCCTCGCAGTCGAACGCGAGATGGCGGGAACCCACTCACCCGAATCCGCCCAAGACGCCGAGGTTGACCTCGCTCCCCTGCTGTCTCGGATTGAAGAACTGGACGACACCGTGTCCACGATGGCCGCCCAGATGGACGCACTGGAGACCGGACAGTTCGCCGACTCCGAGGAGATTGACGAGATGGCCGACCGCCTCTACGACATCATCCCCCGCCGCAAACTCGACGAACGGGAAACGGTGGTGAGCGCGGCGCGCGACTTCATCGAGGACGCGGACTACTGGCTCGAACAGAAGGATGGGTCGCTGGCTGACCTCGCCGAGGAGGAACCCGAACTGGGGTATGCCATCGTCGAGGCGTATCGTCGGATGCTGGGCGCAGACGAGTACGAGATGAGACAGGCGATTGAGCGGCTGGATGACTACTCATCGCGCGTCGAGCACGTCACAGCGACGAAGTACGACGTTCTCTTCGAGGTGGCTTAGATGAAGAACATCACCCGAAAAAAGTTCAATCACGAACTGGGTTACGAGTTCGTCGTCTCTCGGCGGAACAAGAGCGAGAACCAGACGCTGACGGGGTATAGAGTCGCATCCGACGGATTCCTCACGTTCCTCGACGAGCGTGAGACGGAGCTCGAGGACGTGGACTGGACGGACATCGACGCGTGGATCAGCTCGATGGTGGATGAGTACGCCGAGTCGTCTATCAAGACACGTTACAACCATCTGCGCACGTTCATCGCTTGGCTGCAGGCTCGTAAGGGGTATTTCCGCGACCGTGACGTGCTCCCAACTGATGCGAAACATCTGGACATCACGGAGTACATCACTCGCGGCAAGACGCGCAAGGAAGAGGAGATGAACGCGAAGGGCGGAATTGTCTGGGTGCGAGACGAGGAGTACGAGCTGCTGAAGCAGAACGTGCCCGAGCCGAAGTTCAGGAACGAACTGATCCTCAAAATGCTCCGCGGGATGGGGTTGCGGCGGTCGGAAGTCGCCGAACTCCAAATCACTCCACAAATGGAACATCAAGACCGTTATGGGGCAATCAATCTCGATGACAGCAAGCTGATGACACCCCCAGTCAAGAGTGACAGCGGTCGTGAGATGTGGTTCGGATCCGGGATTGCTCGGCCACTGCGCCGCTGGATCGACACCGAGCGCGAACCGGTCTACTATTCGGACGATTCAGACTACCTATTCCCCTCTCGCAGCTCGGAACAGCTGAAGCCGAAGAGTGTGACAAGTATGGTGGTGAAAGCCGCTGAACGAGCGGGTATCCAGTCGACGATGTACACGGACGCGGGCGGGGGAAAGAGAAATCGAATCACTCCCCACGCACTGCGGCACGCGTACGGCGTCACTCACGTCCGCAACGGCACGGACATCATGACATTGAAGAATCTGATGGGGCACGCCGACATCAGCACCACGCAGACCTACCTCCAGTTCCGAGATGAAAAGATGCGGGAAGCTCAGCACCGGAACGCGCCCGATGTTTAGACGAACCGCCTCGGCGAGCTGACCCATCTCGTCACGAACGGAAGTACCGCAACTGGTGCAACACGTCCCTCACCACCCGTTGAGTGCAGTCGATCATCTCCACCCGGTCGGGGAACACGGCCTCGAACTCCTCCTCCAACAGCCGCACCAGACCCTCCGCCGTCAACCACTCCAACAGGCCCGAGAGCGACGCCTCCTCCACATCCTCCTCGTATGCGGCCCACACATCCCCACGGCCCTCATTGGCCACGTAACGCACCACAGCGTCTATCATCACCAGCCTACGC
This window encodes:
- a CDS encoding DUF371 domain-containing protein, which produces MSLEVVVSAEGHEHVSGQHSSTLEVTSDDFLTPAGDCILGIEADTVPAEFDDEFVAACRDADATVTATLEADGHRVTVEGSGHPDLSFESDRSHVIRTSDYVDDRTVMVGADAAAGDVDRGLVAALADGAALTMTLTVDPA
- a CDS encoding HD domain-containing protein, which codes for MGVEIRESPVSDEEFEAMQEFVHDYLAASVENEDEGGRMRWYPWHSAEYRFNHILNVVDIATSIAQKEGANVDVTRVAALFHDIAKLEAEQDVHAEAGARIAREYLLTHGDYPESFIEQVCRAVEDHSYQGDLSNLSLETQCLIEADILDKVGANGTALMLLRMGYESRTHMDAAEMVDRVIERGEDAKDRVESDTAESIVHQRLKRTRWFQEWLETEVSEMAAEESLDDVATGMGDS
- a CDS encoding hydrolase → MSLEWRGAAVPPDDEMPDPDEWDPVTVPGRPTELVDADADAVAYETTFSDPRDGNDAHAALVLRGAYAHTRVWCNGERVATHDNYAAPLRVRLPDAEEYRIVVQCRAPEDRFGGLHATDALPTERSVPGIWWDAALETYPDPYVSAIRARPRITDDGAAVDVTAEVVTNEAIDDRLTLTLRPEGSGRGGGMMDRTRVATGSGHTTVQHTIDVRDPSLWWPHDRGDQPRYVVRAKLDDAANEVTTGLRSVTRDGDGFVVNGERVPVRGVTLLDPTPEDVPRAVAANANLVRVRAQAVPPAVADACDEHGVLLWADLPLTGPGGFDADRGADLATELVRTNGNHPSLVAVGVHDEPVEPYANGLGSGTLDRLRFRWRAWRADYDDASAQRVADAVDDLPTFSVVGPPGIDPDAVTLYPGWQYGGVGDLPWLCDHFGVGDVVAGFGAGSLGNESPTDETGFDRAVHDARTDGGTADSQAYQARVVQALAGQFRHRESEVVILDSLRDASDAGMGVVNQTGVEKPAYDELSDSYQPTQVVLASPRPGESDVVLCHDRPERATVTVEWDHNGDREQAEHTVGAFGRVTVGSLNLAAGDDVTLAVAVGDGAVKNQYEIADI
- a CDS encoding TrmB family transcriptional regulator; the protein is MGGQLVENLREIGLNEYQSRAYIASVGLGAARLSTLAEKAEIPQQRIYDVVDDLEGLGLVEVRKGSNAKEAVPVPPTVALAELKARHLDDFNSHLDAATDELNDLFDEVDSGTGSISFISQETSIRRHIGRAIESAEWWLFVSLPVSWYPEFEPEIRAAADRGVTVRLLLVGDDEDAIHRRDYPDSVAVNWRPGADTLVAADRNYGVFRAIAAPSISRPALVTDDKNILEMFHRYSEQFWLAANPVRAAETPPLRYLNPCQLVQHHADLLDSTSDLAVTVEGHATTTGRAGTWQGTLRDYVCEPPISANSGFIPQVVSLELSTAEGPVTVGGWDATLEDVAAHGIELSFSE
- a CDS encoding GNAT family N-acetyltransferase encodes the protein MELRPATPADRPAIRDVARRSLQASYSLGPQAINSAIEEWYDEDRLEATLADEERLLLVAEKAGQVVGFSESVISADNTGTLLWLHVDPAHRGEGIASSLFDATYDHLQERGATHLHGRVLADNVEGNAFYEAHGFENTGTESVEIDGRTYVENLYSESEQWGREPVETDDGRTVYVDHDNHERGSIAPFHVVYADEGGDERYGYFCSNCNTLANAMDSMGRIECDTCGNVRKPLRWDAAYL
- a CDS encoding coiled-coil protein, whose amino-acid sequence is MADSIEESKNVTVTEEDLENKSKGELIKLAGQLRDRRNELNQMASERASNRDDLNAKTREKVDEAQEHREKRDELNEQVQEHKDQRNELNAEANELFDKVDGMKNDLELDEGKSVDELKDEIEDLEFKQQTEVLSSEDEKELIEKIEDKREKLQQKQEKLDQSGDLEGLKEEAEEVRSEASKHHQKVTELADEAQKHHNQMIEAYREADEIRDEADEMHEKFVEAQEAADQHHEDFVRVQKRLRELDKKEEQQERSQREEKQEAAREEAEEIYQKFKEGETLDTEDLMKLQKAGKL
- a CDS encoding metal-dependent transcriptional regulator; protein product: MNTQAQYLKAIYLTQQQADGPASTGKIADLLDVSPASANEMIGKLEDRGLLDHEKYKGVDLTDDGIQQARDALQNYCIIERFLLEVLEVEEFRTEAKQLEGVIDETVAERLDTIIDREPQCPDCFNAEDDVCGLLKVEAEISGD
- a CDS encoding winged helix-turn-helix domain-containing protein → MITISDATQTDECAEEAVTELFDALSHPHRRAVVDALDDGSCKSLTELARVVSRRERSLSVREASVGLWHCHLPKLCRAGVLRHDEGADVYELDDRHSDILSVEP
- a CDS encoding LysE family translocator; translation: MHHWLPPLTSHPDGLALIPTAVGGIVFGLALAAPPGPMNAVIAEESALRGWRAGLFAGLGAMTADACFFVLSLVGVTTLVTELPLLRAAMVGAGGLLMLWFAYGAVEEASAFTGEDGVDTADTESRGFRKALVLALTNPYQVVFWLTVGVGLLRPGRVDALSYLPVVGADLAGLLVVRTGHPVLLAGLFGGIALWITGFPAAIVAARNRVERVAPVVASVSAVVLALSGLLFLTQASTALFEAGTAAVDSLLSGLT
- a CDS encoding tyrosine-type recombinase/integrase → MKNITRKKFNHELGYEFVVSRRNKSENQTLTGYRVASDGFLTFLDERETELEDVDWTDIDAWISSMVDEYAESSIKTRYNHLRTFIAWLQARKGYFRDRDVLPTDAKHLDITEYITRGKTRKEEEMNAKGGIVWVRDEEYELLKQNVPEPKFRNELILKMLRGMGLRRSEVAELQITPQMEHQDRYGAINLDDSKLMTPPVKSDSGREMWFGSGIARPLRRWIDTEREPVYYSDDSDYLFPSRSSEQLKPKSVTSMVVKAAERAGIQSTMYTDAGGGKRNRITPHALRHAYGVTHVRNGTDIMTLKNLMGHADISTTQTYLQFRDEKMREAQHRNAPDV